In one Streptomyces sp. NBC_01241 genomic region, the following are encoded:
- a CDS encoding DUF6262 family protein translates to MRADNSSHLAAAAQQRRLDCMERVQAVLDALERDGGAVTVAGVAARAGVSRTFLYDDAQAPLLARLRDLANKQPATGRPALPDQQRITTKSHESVVRALRDANRKLNEDNERLRNELAVALGQLRDLRRGIPPHAARCSPADHDGPTARRPDGRGIMVVDQPTETQG, encoded by the coding sequence ATGCGGGCTGACAACTCGTCCCACCTGGCCGCAGCCGCACAACAGCGTCGCCTGGACTGCATGGAGCGCGTCCAAGCCGTCCTGGACGCTCTGGAACGCGACGGCGGGGCCGTGACCGTCGCCGGCGTCGCCGCACGGGCCGGGGTCTCCCGAACCTTCCTCTATGACGACGCCCAGGCTCCGCTGCTGGCCAGGCTGCGTGACCTCGCGAACAAGCAGCCCGCCACGGGACGACCGGCCCTGCCCGATCAGCAGCGGATCACCACCAAGTCACACGAGTCGGTAGTGCGAGCGCTGCGGGACGCCAACCGGAAACTGAACGAGGACAACGAACGGCTCCGCAACGAACTCGCCGTGGCCCTCGGACAGCTCCGCGACCTTCGCCGAGGCATCCCGCCCCACGCGGCTAGGTGCAGTCCGGCCGATCATGACGGCCCGACCGCCAGACGGCCTGACGGGCGGGGGATCATGGTCGTG
- a CDS encoding tyrosine-type recombinase/integrase, with translation MPYGTVDTRFDAWLKRIRLIDSNGDAAAVSWHQFRHTLGTRMANAGVSGRTIREVLGHTSWQMQEHYSRIADDTLRREYEEKYEVRFNRKGEAVKIHRDCDLSGVEWLAEKIGRRLHAVAGGWCGRHISRPCPKTAADGCYFCNDFQSDRQFLPIHHDTLARTRELQASAAIAGRSRAADINAQLAAAVEHLIARITDQENDGLAPAPDDLPGGPGDTKGEADAG, from the coding sequence ATGCCCTACGGCACCGTCGACACCCGATTCGACGCCTGGCTGAAACGGATTCGCCTCATCGACTCCAACGGCGATGCCGCCGCCGTCAGTTGGCACCAGTTCCGCCACACGCTGGGCACCAGGATGGCGAACGCGGGCGTGTCCGGGCGCACCATCCGCGAGGTCCTCGGTCACACCTCCTGGCAGATGCAGGAGCACTACTCGCGCATCGCGGACGACACGCTTCGCCGCGAGTACGAGGAGAAGTACGAGGTCCGCTTCAACCGCAAGGGTGAGGCCGTCAAGATCCACCGCGACTGCGACCTGTCTGGCGTCGAGTGGCTCGCCGAGAAGATCGGCCGCCGTCTCCACGCCGTCGCCGGCGGCTGGTGCGGACGGCACATCTCACGCCCCTGCCCCAAAACGGCGGCCGATGGCTGCTACTTCTGCAACGACTTCCAAAGCGACCGGCAGTTCTTGCCCATCCACCACGACACCCTCGCCCGCACCCGCGAGCTGCAAGCCAGCGCCGCTATCGCCGGCCGTTCCCGCGCTGCTGACATCAACGCACAGCTGGCCGCCGCAGTCGAGCACCTCATCGCGCGCATCACCGACCAGGAGAACGACGGACTCGCCCCGGCGCCAGACGACCTTCCCGGTGGCCCAGGCGATACGAAGGGAGAAGCCGATGCGGGCTGA
- a CDS encoding transposase family protein — protein sequence MVLVMQTDASFWDSLVFDGIDDVDVEAVTAAFGTVEVVARGRAAGAECPDCGRFSDRVHDRYQRKLKDLPLVDQGFVIRLAVRRFICGVADCPRRTFAEPFSRLAAPYARFTIRLNHALERVGLALAGRAGARLAAQLGFGAGRMTLLRRVMALPDPRSARRACWAWTTSRSAAARPTPLS from the coding sequence ATGGTGCTGGTCATGCAGACCGATGCATCGTTCTGGGACTCGCTCGTGTTCGACGGGATCGACGACGTGGATGTCGAGGCGGTGACTGCCGCGTTCGGCACGGTCGAGGTGGTCGCGAGAGGCCGGGCGGCCGGGGCGGAGTGTCCGGACTGCGGCCGCTTCTCGGACCGAGTGCACGACCGTTATCAGCGCAAGTTGAAGGATCTTCCGCTTGTCGACCAGGGCTTCGTGATCCGGTTGGCGGTCCGGCGTTTCATCTGCGGAGTGGCGGACTGTCCGCGTCGGACGTTCGCCGAGCCGTTCTCCCGGTTGGCCGCCCCGTACGCACGGTTCACCATTCGGCTCAATCACGCCCTGGAGCGAGTGGGGCTCGCGCTGGCCGGGCGGGCCGGCGCCCGGCTGGCTGCCCAGCTGGGCTTCGGCGCGGGAAGAATGACCTTATTACGCAGGGTTATGGCACTGCCCGATCCGCGTTCGGCACGCCGCGCGTGCTGGGCGTGGACGACTTCGCGATCCGCCGCGGCCAGACCTACTCCACTGTCCTGA
- a CDS encoding C40 family peptidase, protein MSASMSTPSRRSALAALVGVAAGSSLPLASSAVAATPAATTTAAATTTTAAVPAVPGGRLPMVLDPSDPWHFGAHPAGALTTRTLAGTPALLEVSDERGVLATLTTGARTVTLRGPKRWFTEQKKPFSDAFSRTLPAGQTGWGSSPGGGKWSTHNGADADYFLEGGRAAMRLTAANASRHALLPDKAVGDVDARARFSFNKVPTGAPVSLALTFAATDVNNHYRARLNITPAGEVQLLMEKELANATSTLSPAVTVGTGFAAFDHWWVRVEKTGDVLRARAWSHSTSEPTTWHHSLRDPEKDPAKVFGSGTLGVRALASSGATVPLEARVYDFDVVSAEWTDPPVISHDTWVRVLPAPFDGSWTPALEQQIRAWAGDTSPDALAYASMFRPFAPAVTDPALQGAKVLGTSGYSEPDAAGLRFIGADFHEYMGLDWTFPASGEGPVVAETQFKGHLDCSGFVRMVYGHHLGIRMVGSKNFDGRNLPRTSKNQSASGPGVVVAQATGAAPSLAPLRIGDVVFFDATNAEPDDPETTDGVIDHTGIYVGQDQHGGLRFVSSRKTPNGPTLADLGAKSILNGKQSVPAEGVKGDLYTASLRVIRRF, encoded by the coding sequence ATGTCCGCATCCATGTCCACGCCGAGCCGCAGATCGGCTCTCGCCGCCCTCGTGGGGGTGGCGGCGGGCAGCTCGTTGCCGCTCGCCTCGTCCGCCGTCGCGGCCACGCCAGCCGCGACGACCACGGCCGCCGCGACGACCACGACGGCCGCCGTGCCGGCGGTGCCTGGCGGGCGGCTCCCGATGGTGCTCGACCCGAGCGACCCGTGGCACTTCGGCGCCCACCCGGCCGGGGCGCTGACCACCCGTACGCTCGCCGGTACCCCCGCGCTCCTGGAAGTATCCGACGAACGGGGGGTGCTCGCCACCCTCACCACCGGTGCAAGGACGGTCACGCTGCGCGGACCGAAGCGCTGGTTCACCGAGCAGAAGAAACCATTCTCTGACGCCTTCTCCCGGACCCTGCCCGCCGGCCAGACCGGCTGGGGCTCCTCCCCCGGCGGCGGTAAGTGGTCCACCCACAACGGCGCCGACGCGGACTACTTCCTGGAAGGCGGCCGGGCCGCCATGCGGCTCACCGCCGCCAACGCCAGCCGCCACGCCCTGCTCCCCGACAAGGCCGTGGGGGACGTCGACGCACGCGCCCGTTTCTCCTTCAACAAGGTGCCCACCGGCGCACCCGTCTCGCTCGCCCTCACCTTCGCGGCCACGGACGTCAACAACCATTACCGGGCCCGGCTGAACATCACCCCCGCCGGCGAGGTCCAGCTCCTGATGGAGAAGGAACTGGCCAATGCCACGAGCACATTGAGCCCGGCCGTCACGGTCGGCACCGGCTTCGCCGCCTTCGACCACTGGTGGGTCCGGGTGGAGAAGACCGGTGACGTGCTGCGCGCCCGCGCCTGGTCGCACAGCACGTCGGAGCCGACAACCTGGCACCACAGCCTGCGCGACCCCGAGAAGGACCCGGCCAAGGTCTTCGGCTCCGGCACCCTCGGGGTCCGGGCGCTGGCCTCCTCCGGCGCCACGGTGCCCCTAGAGGCCCGCGTCTACGACTTCGACGTGGTCTCGGCCGAGTGGACCGACCCGCCGGTGATCAGCCACGACACCTGGGTACGGGTGCTGCCCGCGCCCTTCGACGGCAGCTGGACCCCCGCCCTGGAGCAGCAGATCCGCGCCTGGGCGGGCGACACCTCCCCCGACGCCCTCGCGTATGCCTCGATGTTCCGGCCCTTCGCCCCCGCCGTGACCGACCCCGCGCTCCAGGGTGCCAAGGTGCTCGGCACATCCGGGTACAGCGAGCCGGACGCCGCCGGGCTGCGCTTCATCGGCGCCGACTTCCACGAGTACATGGGGCTCGACTGGACCTTCCCCGCGAGCGGCGAAGGTCCAGTGGTCGCGGAGACGCAGTTCAAGGGCCACCTCGACTGCTCGGGCTTCGTAAGGATGGTCTACGGCCACCACCTGGGCATCCGGATGGTCGGCTCCAAGAACTTCGACGGTCGTAACCTGCCCCGCACCTCGAAGAACCAGTCCGCCTCCGGCCCCGGCGTGGTGGTGGCGCAGGCCACCGGCGCGGCACCGTCGCTCGCCCCGCTGCGGATCGGTGACGTGGTCTTCTTCGACGCCACCAACGCCGAGCCCGACGACCCCGAGACCACCGACGGGGTGATCGATCACACCGGCATCTACGTCGGGCAGGACCAGCACGGCGGTCTGCGCTTCGTCTCCAGTCGCAAGACGCCGAACGGGCCGACCCTGGCGGATCTCGGAGCGAAGTCGATCCTCAACGGCAAGCAGTCGGTTCCCGCCGAAGGCGTCAAGGGTGATCTGTACACCGCCTCGCTGCGGGTGATCCGCCGCTTCTGA
- a CDS encoding IS110 family transposase, translating to MAEAEDREDVEEIEQAAELVERVAAIDIAKASGMVCVRVPHEDKPGKRVQRVFNTVATSGAILELADHLICQGVTRVVMEATSTYWKPYFFLLESRGLECWLVNARDVKNVPGRPKTDRLDAVWLAKLTERGMLRPSFVPPKPIRELRDLTRARAVMTHERTRHKQRTEKLLEDAQIKLSTVIADIFGVSGRAMLEALIAGERSPKALADLAHGTIKASHATLAESLTGRFEEHHAFMCRMLLDTVDYLTVQIDKLTARITLRLAGLSTTEDDEGPGQGTLIPITDTERLDEVPGIGPGTAQVILAETGLDVSVFPTAGHLVSWAKLSPRTIQSGGKNTSGPTGKGNPWLRGALGEAAISAARTDTFLGARYRRIAKRRGHMKALVAVARSILVSVWHLMSDPTARYRDLGAHFHTRNLDPTRKTRDLVRQLAALGHDVTLALATA from the coding sequence ATGGCCGAGGCCGAGGACCGTGAGGACGTCGAGGAGATCGAGCAGGCCGCCGAGCTGGTGGAACGCGTCGCCGCGATCGATATCGCCAAGGCGTCCGGGATGGTCTGCGTGCGGGTGCCACACGAGGACAAGCCGGGCAAGCGCGTCCAGCGGGTCTTCAACACCGTCGCGACATCCGGCGCGATCCTGGAGCTGGCCGACCACCTGATCTGCCAGGGCGTCACCCGGGTGGTGATGGAAGCGACCTCGACATACTGGAAGCCGTACTTCTTCCTCCTCGAATCCCGAGGACTGGAGTGCTGGCTGGTCAACGCCCGCGACGTCAAGAACGTCCCCGGCCGGCCCAAGACCGACCGCCTGGACGCGGTCTGGCTGGCCAAGCTCACCGAACGCGGCATGCTCAGGCCCTCCTTCGTACCCCCGAAACCCATCCGTGAACTCCGCGATCTCACCCGGGCCCGGGCGGTGATGACGCACGAGCGCACCCGTCACAAACAGCGAACCGAGAAGCTCCTCGAAGACGCCCAGATCAAGCTCTCCACCGTGATCGCCGACATCTTCGGCGTCTCCGGCCGGGCGATGCTCGAAGCACTCATCGCCGGGGAACGCAGCCCCAAGGCCCTCGCGGACCTGGCCCACGGCACCATCAAGGCCAGCCACGCCACCCTGGCCGAATCGCTGACCGGCCGTTTCGAAGAACACCACGCCTTCATGTGCCGGATGCTGCTGGACACCGTCGACTACCTCACCGTGCAGATCGACAAGCTCACCGCCCGCATCACCCTGCGCCTGGCCGGACTGTCCACCACCGAGGACGACGAGGGCCCCGGACAGGGCACCCTCATACCGATCACCGACACCGAACGCCTCGACGAAGTCCCCGGCATCGGACCGGGCACCGCGCAGGTGATCCTCGCCGAGACCGGCCTGGACGTGAGCGTCTTCCCCACCGCCGGGCACCTGGTCTCCTGGGCGAAACTCTCCCCACGCACCATCCAGTCCGGCGGCAAGAACACCTCCGGGCCCACCGGCAAGGGCAACCCCTGGCTCCGCGGGGCCCTCGGCGAGGCCGCGATCTCCGCCGCCCGCACCGACACCTTCCTCGGCGCCCGCTACCGCCGCATCGCCAAACGCCGCGGCCACATGAAAGCCCTGGTCGCCGTCGCCCGCTCCATCCTGGTCTCCGTCTGGCACCTCATGAGCGACCCCACCGCCCGCTACCGCGACCTCGGAGCCCACTTCCACACCCGCAACCTCGACCCCACCCGCAAGACCCGCGACCTCGTCCGCCAGCTCGCCGCCCTCGGCCACGACGTCACCCTCGCCCTGGCAACCGCCTGA
- a CDS encoding tyrosine-type recombinase/integrase, which yields MYVRRVVGTGMRHETYTVVDGEGRVVETVDDYLALCTDREQSPNTLRARAFDLKAWLVFLQLLDVDLLATSPEHVDQFAGWLRRPVQPGRLRSADADGPAREPSTVNRALNSVYMFYEFLARRGVGMGVQLTHRRAASVGDHGGFLAGIAEREVTRRPTRLKQVKRRPATLTDAEVQGILDACERLRDRLLMALMFETGCRIGQALGLRHEDINTDRRTLTLRPREDNANRARGKSHAPKEIPVRQTLLDLYTDYLFAEYGELDCDYVFVNLWNGTVGTPMGYWAAISLVKRLRRRTGVDFHPHLFRHTHATALLRAGVRLEVASELLTHRSVHTTADTYGHLDADDLAEELDRVGFRGAW from the coding sequence ATGTACGTGCGACGGGTCGTGGGGACCGGGATGCGCCACGAGACGTACACCGTCGTGGACGGCGAGGGAAGGGTCGTCGAGACGGTGGACGACTACCTCGCTCTGTGTACCGACAGGGAGCAGTCGCCAAACACCCTCCGGGCCCGTGCCTTCGACCTGAAGGCGTGGCTGGTCTTCCTCCAGCTCCTGGACGTCGATCTGCTGGCTACCTCCCCGGAGCACGTCGACCAGTTCGCTGGGTGGCTGCGACGCCCCGTCCAGCCGGGGCGGCTGCGATCGGCGGACGCCGATGGTCCTGCCCGGGAGCCATCCACGGTGAACCGCGCGCTGAACAGCGTCTACATGTTCTACGAGTTCCTCGCGCGCCGCGGTGTCGGCATGGGAGTCCAGCTGACGCACCGCCGGGCGGCCTCGGTCGGCGACCACGGCGGGTTCCTCGCCGGCATCGCGGAACGTGAGGTCACGCGTCGGCCGACCCGGCTGAAGCAGGTCAAGCGGCGACCGGCGACGCTGACGGACGCCGAGGTGCAGGGGATCCTCGACGCGTGCGAGCGGCTGAGGGACCGGCTGCTGATGGCGTTGATGTTCGAGACGGGCTGCCGGATCGGGCAGGCGCTGGGCCTGCGGCACGAGGACATCAACACGGACCGGCGGACGCTGACGCTGCGACCTCGGGAAGACAACGCCAACCGTGCACGCGGCAAGAGCCACGCCCCGAAGGAGATCCCCGTCCGGCAGACGCTGCTCGACCTCTATACGGACTACCTGTTCGCCGAGTACGGCGAGTTGGACTGCGACTACGTGTTCGTGAACTTGTGGAACGGCACCGTCGGCACGCCGATGGGGTACTGGGCGGCGATAAGCCTGGTCAAGCGGCTGCGGCGGCGCACAGGCGTCGACTTTCACCCCCATCTGTTCCGGCACACCCACGCGACCGCGCTTCTGCGGGCGGGCGTGCGATTGGAGGTGGCGAGTGAGCTGCTCACGCACCGCTCGGTCCACACCACGGCGGACACCTACGGCCACCTGGACGCGGATGACCTGGCTGAGGAGCTGGACCGGGTCGGCTTCAGGGGCGCGTGGTGA
- a CDS encoding transposase: MVDVLPTRTAGPLAAWLTTHPGVEIICRVRAGAYAEGARIGAPDALQVADRFHLWQGLGRAVETCVAAHRECLRTLIPDKPPTGIPQQAPARLRPDPASRRAQRKKAAHALVHELLAQGRSRRAIARHLGWGLNTVLRYARATHWQDTLRDNLPRPSRLDPYKTYLGKRFTAGCTSVTELHRELLAEGAPVTYGMVRAYIVTLRSVPPDAPLPPPSVRKVTGWLTQHPSALSEEDRAALKDVLGRCPELDTAAGHIRDFGEILTDRLGATLPTWIDAVDTSQLPGLTGFALHLHRDFDAVTAGLTLEWSSGATEGAVNRIKKIKRQLYGRAGFELLRKMILLQ; the protein is encoded by the coding sequence GTGGTCGATGTGCTCCCGACACGCACAGCGGGACCGCTGGCAGCCTGGCTCACCACTCACCCCGGCGTGGAGATCATCTGTCGGGTCCGGGCCGGCGCCTACGCCGAAGGCGCCCGGATCGGCGCCCCCGACGCTCTCCAGGTCGCCGACCGGTTCCACCTGTGGCAGGGGCTGGGGCGGGCCGTTGAGACCTGCGTCGCCGCCCACCGCGAGTGCCTGCGCACTCTGATACCGGACAAGCCGCCTACCGGCATCCCACAACAGGCCCCGGCACGCCTCAGACCGGACCCGGCCAGCCGACGGGCCCAGCGCAAGAAGGCCGCTCACGCACTGGTCCACGAACTCCTCGCGCAGGGTCGCTCCCGACGGGCGATCGCCCGGCACCTGGGCTGGGGGCTCAACACTGTGCTGCGCTACGCGCGGGCCACACACTGGCAGGACACCCTCCGCGACAACCTGCCTCGGCCCAGCCGCCTCGACCCCTACAAGACTTATCTGGGAAAACGGTTCACCGCAGGCTGCACCAGTGTCACCGAGCTCCACCGCGAATTGCTCGCCGAAGGCGCTCCCGTCACCTATGGCATGGTCCGCGCCTATATCGTCACCCTGCGCTCCGTCCCACCGGACGCCCCGCTCCCACCCCCATCGGTGCGGAAGGTGACCGGCTGGCTCACCCAGCACCCCTCCGCCCTCAGCGAGGAGGACCGAGCCGCCTTGAAGGACGTCCTGGGCCGCTGCCCCGAACTGGACACCGCCGCCGGGCACATCCGCGACTTCGGTGAGATCCTCACCGACCGCCTCGGCGCCACGCTTCCCACCTGGATCGACGCCGTCGATACCAGCCAGCTGCCTGGCCTCACCGGCTTCGCACTCCACCTGCACCGTGACTTCGACGCCGTGACCGCCGGACTCACTCTGGAATGGAGCTCCGGAGCCACCGAAGGCGCCGTGAACCGCATCAAAAAGATCAAGAGGCAGCTCTACGGGCGAGCCGGATTCGAACTCCTTCGCAAGATGATCCTGCTTCAGTAA